The Argopecten irradians isolate NY chromosome 16, Ai_NY, whole genome shotgun sequence genome window below encodes:
- the LOC138310960 gene encoding serine-rich adhesin for platelets-like isoform X6 has translation MFIWDTQGWQRMEETVRNMMQYKSKIDQLKQEKSSLSVTYENNMHKYRNHISTLERENIMLLNDVKRFESQPISGKTDDRTKLLLGRLKILESENSALVMENEQQRQQYEKCLDEIANQVVQALLAQKTLREECLKLQGRVQDLEYQNHELNSLFQEKLKYDPAIQDSVLPSVSMTTVSEAATQEQMTTTAMSLTQTMHLSPMSQYVLQTKVAQKCLGQYMPGESTDSLRSICSNYTCDDSLGKPQMSLPVWATDQSAPTKKHPGVHSSTSTSVPPCGEQNNELNCRMKIETEFPANNSSPKMKHVNIMERANQKRQRSSSTSSLHSNSRSAKTRSTSSLNKSKLAVSSGSKSSLSGSQRELCLQNEAMSGKRSVSHPDHIDKGVVGNPQASQKSVRNQQPGGISGKFSHFQHRERSSSASSIPIKRGSNSGCGKKTITPVPSNSKLPFKSQEPSDNLLKSKKFSDNVKSSSCGKVQGHRIRKEMDQKAMTSSSGAEVKDRMAVLRQTFGSPPRVPLLPNGQYFYDYSDEDSDFNRPVSADFSNTSTISLNEILDHSDDTDTLLEEDFTTENFAFFESPSFVKKHHRQYDRQKSRADSKIIEIQEKEIAGARLHGKPDIIQDTENSELQNQGKCPRSPYIPKKRNSLQHSKRKQSNQRPSSLILAPREKQFMHQRYSSSSSSLESSDSDENWSPRFARKYHQMKQGRAKPRTQVKQSSSESTPSPPITSSRHVPTGEITLDNMKTVHTEYISPERPPVVMTSSSETVPHLTNSLTKRKGPPPPIPSKPSTGRRSPGIRMGTQSPGFRHNKKETTVLQDLKDILPKSQEIKPDSYQSQHVEYTTSATEPQIEVQMNQKIMVSAELSFDKAEKVERSGSKDDGYSTMSSDIQPEAMEKFNDTSIQNKDTAVKKESPVKVEEALPAPAVKVNKTDLTSDLDSAMDSSTHSTEMRNSTHSLSSQNSNSSEDRAAVCGSLGRVKAMKILFEAENQKQNDNKLMKFPLRKSPSMDSKLGGGNKDMQERRILNRRSLGDDFKMFVPEIHHNHWTVDTNKVHSEETTVESTRTTTDMNIPGLEVEEEHKDERSSLPSLPVFHHVQTLNISEENFLSDIPEEKDEWEASTNSCDKLLEDSLRNLQSSTKYYAHLQLLQTFSVKRYWCSTEGLARVLSDSDLSSLPKIRDTSLFDDLIVDTKVTKPLERSASLSDMHTKQAEIVSKMKVIPKLRKRLLKNEGQEKDVMKRQILQQLAHEVESESDGDNAVQFHSLLIQNHVRSSQQVTQSKVNDNESRIHLPTNSSSDRVSLEPLILPSGEEIIDDQGTQFGSKETSPAPDIEQQGKFRSDYYSLCNVGSNRSLLSSGNEGDLDIPTISEPIPHTCQNGDTKNCEQCCIHGNNQEFDEISRQLESLSKTVNALHQSLTSLNSCDTDKDSNEDHSELFTSQAEDYKDTEGYQWVEDEFYLTPCGGELIMGNSPFSETGACCDWVNEYADDTSCNDEFEFYGNFVSDDVGVFNKDKTVCPPITEEKEIPAPPSGLKGVNSPKVRRPAKLLERTQSENLGVLDPQTRAAMLDSMVELSGGSMDSLDDNIGVDHVMCSRLIGRGDKIEALRSPTKVNRPALDLSKFFLRFGDKEMEAMAAFDFLNDMTPSPKPHQPQPTGELKDLSQENQPPTEPATSPERPQKPLMTIPQSVQSTKSSADPKDAQSMTKPKPGTKQTQGSSGRVTPALKQAQRFAAGSPTAIAMHSHKNEAKSAHKLDNGADISSVKQGTALGSCGAQKHTMGLIVHKPVSSSQQQHQEATTKVPVVTDAKTSHQKADGSKSHGPDKCQSGTNASASPKPSRMGFFRRKNTSAEKKTNIDEKSTKAPKKLSQNSKEKEKDKSKIPKAVKQDQTKPVRRFLRSSGKSSSVTNVSSASSHK, from the exons ATGTTTATATGGGATACACAGGGCTGGCAAAG GATGGAAGAAACGGTGAGGAATATGATGCAGTACAAGTCTAAGATTGACCAGCTCAAGCAGGAAAAGTCGAGTCTGTCTGTTACGTATGAG AACAATATGCACAAGTACAGGAATCACATAAGTACACTGGAGAGGGAAAACATTATGCTCCTTAATGATGTCAAGCGCTTCGAATCCCAG CCAATCAGTGGGAAGACTGATGATCGTACGAAACTCTTACTTGGTCGACTCAAAATATTGGAATCGGAAAACTCAGCGTTAGTGATGGAGAACGAGCAGCAACGACAGCAGTATGAGAAATGTCTGGATGAAATAGCCAATCAAGTCGTCCAAGCCTTATTAGCTCAAAAG ACCTTACGGGAGGAATGTCTAAAGCTACAGGGGAGAGTACAGGACCTTGAATACCAGAATCATGAACTCAACAGCTTATTCCAAGAGAAGCTTAAATATGACCCTGCCATTCAAGATTCTGTACTGCCCAGTGTTTCCATGACAACAGTGAGTGAGGCAGCCACCCAGGAACAAATGACGACGACAGCCATGTCCCTAACTCAGACTATG CACTTGTCCCCGATGTCCCAGTACGTCCTGCAGACGAAGGTGGCCCAGAAGTGTCTTGGCCAGTATATGCCAGGGGAGAGCACTGACTCTCTACGCAGCATATGTAGTAATTAT ACCTGCGATGACAGTCTAGGGAAACCACAAATGAGTTTACCAGTCTGGGCTACAGATCAAAGTGCTCCAACAAAGAAACACCCGGGTGTTCACTCTTCTACTTCAACCAGTGTACCTCCATGTGGAGAACAAAACAACGAATTAAACTGTAGAATGAAAATAGAAACTGAGTTCCCTGCGAATAATTCCAGTCCGAAAATGAAACATGTGAATATAATGGAACGAGCCAATCAAAAACGACAACGAAGTTCCTCAACGTCCTCGCTACACTCAAATTCTAGATCAGCCAAAACTAGGTCAACATCGTCACTAAATAAGAGCAAATTGGCGGTGTCCAGTGGGTCAAAATCCTCCCTTTCCGGGAGTCAGCGTGAACTGTGTCTTCAGAATGAAGCAATGTCTGGTAAACGTAGTGTATCGCACCCGGACCATATAGACAAAGGTGTGGTGGGGAATCCACAGGCCTCTCAAAAATCTGTCCGAAATCAACAACCTGGAGGAATATCTGGGAAATTTAGTCACTTCCAACATAGAGAAAGGTCTTCCTCAGCTTCATCTATACCTATCaaaaggggaagtaactcagGGTGTGGGAAAAAGACCATTACTCCGGTGCCTTCTAACTCAAAACTTCCCTTCAAATCTCAGGAACCAAGtgataatttattaaaaagCAAGAAATTCTCAGACAATGTGAAATCAAGTAGTTGTGgcaaagttcaaggtcataggaTCAGGAAGGAAATGGATCAAAAGGCAATGACCTCGAGTTCTGGGGCTGAGGTCAAAGACAGGATGGCAGTTCTTCGCCAAACGTTTGGCAGTCCTCCTCGAGTACCACTTCTACCCAATGGCCAATATTTCTATGATTATAGTGATGAAGACAGTGATTTTAATCGCCCCGTGTCGGCAGATTTCAGCAATACCTCAACGATTTCATTAAATGAAATCTTGGACCATAGTGATGACACGGATACATTACTCGAGGAAGATTTCACGACAGAAAACTTTGCTTTTTTTGAATCGCCTTCTTTTGTGAAAAAACACCATAGACAGTATGATCGGCAAAAGTCCAGGGCCGATTCCAAAATAATAGAAATCCAAGAGAAAGAAATCGCTGGTGCAAGATTACACGGAAAACCTGATATAATACAGGACACGGAGAATAGTGAACTTCAGAACCAAGGGAAATGCCCAAGAAGTCCTTACATTCCAAAGAAACGAAATTCTTTGCAGCATAGTAAACGGAAACAAAGTAATCAGCGTCCTAGTTCTCTTATACTCGCTCCCCGGGAAAAACAGTTCATGCACCAAAGATATAGTTCTTCCTCCTCTAGTTTAGAGAGTTCGGATAGTGATGAAAACTGGTCCCCGAGGTTTGCTAGAAAGTATCATCAAATGAAACAAGGTAGAGCGAAACCAAGAACTCAGGTAAAGCAGTCATCCTCGGAAAGTACTCCCTCGCCTCCAATCACCTCTTCGAGACATGTACCCACAGGTGAGATCACCTTAGATAATATGAAAACTGTACATACTGAATACATATCTCCAGAAAGACCTCCCGTGGTGATGACCAGTTCATCAGAAACTGTTCCACATCTGACGAATTCTCTTACAAAGAGAAAGGGACCACCTCCACCCATTCCTAGTAAACCCTCAACAGGTCGACGGTCACCTGGAATTCGAATGGGCACGCAATCACCTGGATTCCGACACAACAAGAAGGAAACAACAGTATTACAGGATTTGAAAGATATACTGCCGAAATCTCAGGAGATTAAACCAGATTCCTACCAATCGCAACACGTGGAATATACAACTAGTGCTACAGAACCCCAAATAGAGGTTCAAATGAATCAGAAAATCATGGTGTCGGCTGAGTTGAGTTTTGATAAAGCTGAAAAAGTAGAGAGGTCAGGTAGTAAAGACGATGGTTACTCCACAATGTCAAGTGACATACAACCAGAAGCAATGGAAAAATTCAATGATACGTCAATTCAGAATAAAGATACCGCTGTGAAGAAGGAGAGCCCTGTGAAGGTAGAGGAGGCTTTACCTGCCCCAGCAGTAAAGGTAAATAAGACAgatttgacctctgaccttgaTTCGGCAATGGATAGTTCAACACATAGTACAGAAATGAGAAATTCCACCCACAGTCTTTCGTCACAGAATTCAAACTCCAGTGAGGATCGTGCGGCGGTTTGTGGCTCTTTGGGAAGAGTCAAAGCTATGAAAATCTTATTCGAGGctgaaaatcaaaaacaaaatgacaacaaattgatgaaatttcCACTGAGAAAATCGCCGTCTATGGACAGTAAACTCGGCGGAGGCAATAAGGACATGCAAGAACGGAGAATTCTGAATCGTAGATCTCTGGGTGatgatttcaaaatgtttgtcCCGGAGATACATCACAATCACTGGACCGTGGACACCAATAAAGTGCACTCCGAGGAGACAACTGTGGAGTCAACAAGGACTACCACTGATATGAATATTCCTGGGTTGGAAGTCGAGGAGGAGCACAAAGATGAACGAAGTTCTCTTCCTTCACTTCCTGTTTTCCATCATGTCCAAACACTCAATATCAGCGAGGAGAACTTTCTCTCTGATATTCCAGAGGAGAAAGATGAGTGGGAAGCTTCGACAAACTCTTGTGATAAGCTGTTAGAAGATTCGCTTCGAAATTTACAGTCATCAACAAAATACTATGCCCACCTTCAGCTTCTTCAGACGTTTAGTGTAAAACGGTATTGGTGCTCCACTGAGGGATTGGCAAGAGTTCTTTCCGATAGTGATCTTTCTTCACTTCCAAAGATCAGGGACACTAGTCTTTTCGACGACCTTATTGTTGATACCAAGGTCACAAAGCCCCTGGAGAGGTCGGCGTCCTTATCCGACATGCACACAAAGCAAGCGGAAATTGTTTCTAAGATGAAGGTTATCCCCAAACTCAGAAAGAGGTTATTGAAGAATGAAGGTCAAGAGAAAGATGTCATGAAAAGGCAGATTCTCCAACAG CTGGCGCACGAAGTTGAGAGCGAATCTGATGGGGACAACGCTGTGCAGTTCCACTCACTTCTGATACAAAATCACGTACGGAGCTCACAGCAG GTAACTCAGTCAAAAGTAAATGATAATGAATCCCGTATCCATCTACCGACAAATTCAAGTTCTGATAGGGTGTCGTTAGAACCGTTAATACTGCCCTCTGGCGAGGAAATTATTGATGATCAGGGGACACAATTCGGTAGCAAGGAGACCAGCCCAGCACCTGATATTGAGCAACAAGGAAAATTTCGTAGTGATTATTATAGTCTTTGTAACGTGGGATCAAATCGAAGTTTGTTGTCGAGTGGAAATGAAGGCGATTTAGACATCCCAACAATTAGTGAACCGATCCCACATACATGTCAAAATGGCGACACAAAAAATTGTGAACAGTGCTGTATCCATGGAAATAATCAGGAGTTTGACGAGATTTCAAGACAGCTTGAAAGTTTGTCTAAGACCGTTAATGCTTTACATCAAAGCTTGACCAGTCTCAACAGTTGTGATACCGATAAAGATTCAAATGAAGATCATTCTGAGTTGTTTACGTCACAAGCTGAAGATTATAAAGACACTGAGGGCTACCAGTGGGTGGAGGATGAGTTCTATCTCACGCCATGCGGCGGCGAACTCATCATGGGAAACTCACCATTCTCTGAAACTGGTGCATGTTGTGATTGGGTGAATGAATATGCAGACGACACTTCCTGTAATGACGAATTTGagttttatgggaattttgtgTCTGATGATGTCGGAGTATTTAACAAAGATAAGACTGTATGTCCTCCAATCACTGAGGAGAAGGAAATACCAGCGCCCCCGTCTGGgttaaagggagttaactcaCCCAAAGTCAGAAGACCAGCTAAATTATTGGAGCGAACACAATCTGAAAACTTGGGTGTGCTTGATCCACAG ACTCGGGCAGCCATGTTGGATTCAATGGTGGAGCTGAGTGGTGGAAGTATGGACAGCTTAGATGACAATATTGGTGTGGACCATGTCATGTGTTCACGGCTCATCGGCAGGGGAG ATAAAATAGAAGCACTTAGGTCCCCTACCAAGGTTAATCGCCCTGCCTTGGATTTATCCAAATTCTTTCTCCGATTTGGTGACAAGGAAATGGAGGCTATGGCTGCTTTTGATTTTCTAAATGATATGACACCTTCTCCTAAGCCGCATCAGCCTCAACCAACCGGCGAATTAAAGGACTTGTCTCAGGAAAATCAGCCGCCCACTGAACCAGCTACATCTCCTGAACGACCTCAGAAACCACTTATGACGATCCCTCAGTCTGTACAGTCAACGAAATCTAGTGCTGATCCGAAAGACGCTCAATCCATGACAAAGCCAAAACCAGGAACAAagcaaacacagggatcatcggGAAGGGTAACTCCTGCACTTAAACAGGCTCAGAGATTCGCCGCGGGATCACCAACTGCTATCGCCATGCATTCACACAAAAATGAGGCAAAATCTGCTCACAAACTGGACAATGGAGCTGACATAAGTTCCGTTAAACAGGGCACTGCTTTAGGGTCCTGTGGTGCTCAAAAACATACAATGGGATTGATCGTCCACAAACCTGTGTCTTCGTCCCAGCAACAACATCAGGAAGCAACTACCAAAGTGCCTGTCGTCACCGACGCCAAAACCAGCCATCAAAAAGCCGACGGTTCAAAGTCGCATGGTCCTGACAAGTGTCAATCAGGGACCAATGCTAGTGCTTCTCCAAAGCCTTCCCGTATGGGTTTCTTTAGGCGGAAAAACACTAGTGCTGAAAAGAAGACAAATATTGACGAAAAGTCAACAAAAGCTCCTAAGAAATTGTCTCAGAACTCGAAAGAGAAAGAAAAGGACAAATCTAAGATTCCAAAAGCTGTAAAGCAGGACCAGACTAAACCAGTCCGTCGATTTTTACGGTCCAGTGGAAAATCATCATCCGTTACCAATGTTTCTTCCGCCTCGAGtcataaataa